AATACTGCGATGGCAGTGGCAGGTATGAACAAAATAATAACAGTGAAGATAACAGTGAATGCAGTTGTATAGTTCAACTGATAAACAAATCAGCCCCACagaataaagatttactaGCCATTCTATTAACCTTATTGTGCTGTTCTAGACGGCTGTCCACAGGATTCTCATGGTGCGTCCAAAAACAACAGTCATTGGCTGCATTTGCAAATAAAGCAGAGTATAAAGGTCCAGTTACAGGCCTTATTGTACTGATAATGAAGAGCGAGTGAATCAAGACCAAACAATGCATTTCTTACCCAAAAGATCTTTAAATTAGGCATCATGCCTGTCCTATTCCAGTGCAGTTAACATTACTTTGATATTCGATACCCCGCCGACGCAATATCTGTCAAGGCAGTTGGTATCTCTTGCTTTGAATAACTGTGTGCTATACAGCTAACCACCGCTACCATGGCTAGGAATATCATGGACCTCCCAACCGAGATGATCTTATCTGTCTTCAAGCACCTGAGTCTTCCAAGCCGAGCAGCGTTTGCCCGAGTATCAAAAAGGGCCAACCGACTTGTCACAGAAGAGCTCTATAAGCTCGATGATAAGAATACAGTCCCGAAGaaagctggagcagctgcaggTAGTGCTCTGATGTCTGAACTACAATACGCTCTCTCGAAGACCGAcaacgaagacggagaaCAGCTTATGCTTCGGATCCTAAAAGGCAGCCTCAAGGCCATAAAACGCAGCCCGGAACGACAAGCAGCGGCTCTGATACATTGCTGTACATTCGGTTTCGAACGTTCCCTGCGTatcctcctcgacgccggAATCCCACCCGACCCAAGCCATGACCTGGTGAGACAATATAGCATGGTCCCTCTTTTTGCCGCCATTGAGAACGGGCATATTAATATCATCCGGAGGATGATAAAAGCCGGTGCAAGCCTACGACGATACGACTTTGACTGCACCGCAGAGATTATCCGTCTGGCGCCCAAGGCTATTGTGAGAGAGATAATGCAAGGCCTGAACCTGGAGATACTGTCCGAGAAACAAGACAACCTGCTTCACAGGGCTTGTACGGATAGTGAATGGACGAGGGAGGATGTCAAGGTGCTGTTGGATCATGGCATCAGCCCTTACCATGTTAACTCGGCTCGACAAACCCCAGTGGCGTATTGCTTCTTCGAGGCTACGAAGAGTTCGcgcgaggaagccgagatTCTCGACCTTCTGTTAAAGCACGATAATCGGATCACCAATTCTCCATGTGATGAAGATTACCACCCCCTGCATATAGCCTGTGAGGAGGGAACGAAGGAAATGGTACAGCTGTTATTGTCCAGGGGGGCGAATCCAAACTACCAAAACCCCGTCAACGGCCAGTCTGCACTACATGCCCTATCCCAGAGAAAGGAACAGACGCCTGTTATTCTGGCAGCTCTGGTGAATGCGGGTCTCTCTCTAGACACGGATGCCTACTCGTTCAGGGTATTCATGCTAAAGGCCTTGGAGCAAAGCTGGACGAGGTATCTTGAATTCATTCATCAAAATTGTTTAGACCATCTGAAAAGGATGGATTGCTATGATCTCCTCTTCAAGGGCGCTGTGGTTGCCGGAGATATAGACACCATGCAGACTATGATTTCCAGCGACGTCGTTGATATTAATTCGAACGCTTATGAAGCCACAGCATTGATGGCGGCGTGTACAGCAGGGAGAGAACAAGTAGTTGAATTCCTTCTTAATGAAGGAGGTTTCTCTAACGTCAATTACAAGAACCCCCAGAAACTCACTGCCATACACGCTGCAATCAAGCGTGGATCGAGTGCTGAAGGCATAATCCGGCTTCTCCTCCCATCCACCGATTTTGACAACACTCCGGAAACCAAAAGCAATTCCACACCACTAACTGACGCAGCTGTGGCCCTAACCGGGGAGGTTTTCTCCCTGCTCGTTCAGAAGTACATACAGAGCAGGCCCTCGAAGAAGGAATTTACGAGGGCTCTGACCGAGGCGTTTGTGGATGCAATGAGTGCTGACAACCAGGGCACCGCGGAGGCAATTATACACTACATAAAGGACATGCAATTGGCAGTCGAAGATGACCATGCTTTTCTCTTTGCAGCCATTGACGATGGGTGTGAGGAAATAGCCCACTTGCTGATCGACAATGATCTAACGCTGGATACTCCCTTCGGAACGCATACTCCGCTGATGTGTGCAATTGACCATGGGTATAGCGATATTGCCCTGAGGTTGATTGAGAGAGGCGTTGACCTGCATGCCAAATCGCTTGATGGTGAAACGGCGTTGATTCGTGCTTGTGCCGACGATGATCCTGATACCGGCAATGCAGACGTTGTGCGAGAGTTAATACACAGGCAGGTTAACCTGAATGCTACAGACATTGTTGGTGAGGCAGCTATTGACTATGCTGTGTTGAGCTGCAATGCGTCTGCGGTGTATCAACTGTTGGAAGCACGGGCAAACGTCACTAGCAAGCTTCTACGTACAGCGGCCAAGGGCACAGAGAAAGGAATCCTCAAAGCTCTTTTGCGAGTCGGTCCGAAGAGGAATATCAACGCGTACGGGCCAAGCAAATGGAATACTCCGCTGTGTTGCGCTGCATCCTCTGGCAGCGACAAGATGGTGCGTACCCTAATCGAGAACGGGGCAGCTGTGAATCAGCGAAATAAAGCTCATCAGACTCCGCTCAGTGTGGCCGCCATCCAAGGTGAACTTCTCGTTGTCGAAGCTTTGCTGGAGGCTGGAGCTATCGTGGATGCGGCTGATAGTCAGGGAGAAACGCCGCTCTCCTGGGCTGTACAGAATGGCCATGCTGACGTTGCGTGGCTTCTTATCAGGCATGGAGCAAATACCGGCATGCACCGGGCTAATGAGAGGACACTGCTACATGTTGCTGCTGAAAGACAGGATGCGTCTATGGTTTCTGCACTGATGTATGGCGGCTGTAGTCCGTTTGTCACTGACGGTCAGGGGAGGACGCCGTTGCAGCTGGCAGAGAATGATGCTGTACTTGCGGCCCTGTATTCCAGCCACCCAGCAGTTTATGCTCGATAAAGTTCAACTATGTGTCGTTAACTGTAACTACTCAGATGTGATAGCTTGTGAGATTGGTATCATGTATTTAATTGTATTTCAACACCACACTGGCATGTATCTTTACTGAAGTATACACGATCACTTCACACAAAACTAAAGTAAACACCCACTCAGTAAATCTAACCCACTTAGGAGGTGGAAAATATTCCCCAGACGTCGGAGCTCATGTTATCGTCCGGCCAACTTGGTCGGAAGACGCCAGTTCTCTTCGACAGATACGACTGATAATAAACACAGCCAATCTTAATAAACCCACCACGACCTTTGCCAATCTCATCAGCCTGGAGCCCCTTCTTACACGCCCTGTTGAAGTTCTCCCGCATGATCCTCTCGcagtcccagtcctccaTTGGCTTCAGGAGGTTTTGCGTCATTCCACACTGCTTAGGGGGATCCCACCAAATGTCGGCTATATAGGAGTATCCCTCGTCGTCCTTGCCCACATACCATGAATACGCGGAGCTGTAGTCGCCATCGGCGTTGGTGGCACCCGCGGGGACCTCGCTAGAACACATCTTGGCTACCTTTTTGGCGAACTCTGGGTCTGCGGTTACTTTTGGCCGGTAGATGTGGTCgtctctgcatcctgaagCCTTGATCAGGGATGGGTCATTAGTGGGGGTATCTTTATCTTTCGTCTTTGTAGAGGCTGACGTCGAGCTTGTCTTCGTTGTTGTAGAGGTTGACTTGGAGCTTGTCTTCGTCGTTGTGGTCAATGTCGTACGGCTACTAGTTGTTGAACTCTTGCTAGTTGTTGATGTCGAtttcgatgtcgatgtcttGCTGGTTGTGACAGTAGGAGTAGGGCACACCAGGGCTTTACCCCCTCCGTCCAGTCTCTTCACGCGTGCATTGGTACCCCCCGTAGCAGAGTCGCGGACCAAAAACTCCAGATTGCCAGTCTCCTTCCCACCAACCCACATCCGCCAGCGGCCAGATGCAACCATCTTATCCCCTTCCTGCACCCAGTGGTTTAGCAATGAGGCTTCCGCAATGATCTTTCCCGGAGGGGAACTCGGGTTAGCGGCTACCTCCATCGCTGTTACCTCATAGCCTACTAGGACAGGCTCCTGGCCATATGAATCAGCCTGGGGCGCTGGGTAAAGATGGCTGTGAAGCTGGTCTGCCAGCCAGTCAATCCGCTTGGTATACCTCAAGGATCCTGAGGTGCCTCTTGCATACGGCGACATGATGAAGATCTCAGGTGACAGAGTATAATGCAGCGGACCGGGGTTGGCACCAGTCCCAATCAAGTTCTTGATCGGGTCCAACTGTTGAGACTCAGAGTCACCGTTCATCAGTGCATTGATGGTCCACCTCTCAAAGAAGGCCTCTGGCGACAGGACGACCTTTTTTGTTTGCTCATCTCGCTCTATGAAGACGGGCCCCTCGTACATGTGCGACAGGTAGAAGCCCTTCCGCGATACAATCACCACAGACGTGCATCCCCACAGCCCCTTCACGCCGGCGACTCGACGGTCAGCCATCCGGGCGTTCCATTTGCTGCATTGTCGCATGCGTCACCGTCGCCGGGGCAGGATCCACGCTCGCAGATAATGGCAGATGGGGTTGCAGTCTCGGTGACAGTCGTGGTGGTGTCTGTGACGGTGCATCCAGTTGTTGTTATGGTGGTTGATGGCGAgcaggtggtggttgtgACCGTCGACTTGCCAACAACACTCGATGTTGGCTCGCAGCGAATAGTTACATGATGTGCCGTTTGATCGGGCGTGCAGGACGAGCTGGAAGTTGTCGTCTTTGTAGACTCTTGGTTGTTTGTAGGGTTATTCTTGGGATCTTCGGGATTCTTCggatctttgggatctttggggtctttgggatctttgggatctttgggatctttgggatctttgggatcttcGGGATTCTTCGGATCTTTAggatctttgggatctttgggatctttgggatctttgggatctttgggatctttgggatctttgggatctttgggatTCTTGGGATTCTCAGGGTTCTTGGGGTTGTCACTGTTCATCAAGCTCGAAATGATATTCTTGACCAGCTTAAACTTCCTCTTGGTGACATTACCCCCCAGCTTCCTCACGTTGTCCGAGATGCAGCTCAACGCATCAATGAGTGCGTCAAGGGCATTGCCAGCCACATCAGCAGCCAGGTTGGCAGCCAGATCGAACAGACCGTCGAATAGCCCCCGTTTCCTCTTATCAGCACACTTGGGGCTTATCTTCTTGCCGACCCTTTTGGCGaaatcctcaatatcatcctcGATCTTCTGGAGCCCCTCAATGATCCGTGTCTCACGAGTTGGCTCTGGGTCAATTTCCCACGAGGAGAACTCTGGAATCAGGTCGCGGAACTCAGATGAGAGGGAAGACAGGGTGAATGAAATGGCAGTGACCGAGGGATCCAGCCCCTCAGGGAGAGGAGGCCTGGTTGTAGTCGGACCCGGATTGATGCCTTCAGGGAGAGTTCCTTGATTTCCCTGTGTAGTACCTGGAGCCGGATTTGCgatgccgccgccagggATAGCCCCAATGACATGCCCTTGGTTATCGGTGGTTGTGGTTAATGTTTGGACAGCTGCCAGATCAGGAATGACATTTCCCTGGGCATCGGTTGTCGTTGGGACTGACCCTGCAGGGAAGGTTATAGGTATCACATTGCCTTGTTTATccgttgaggttgtgacTATATCAACTGGGGCTGCTCCGGCTATGGTGGTCTTGCCAGCTTCATCAGCCGCAGTATCAGGGTTATGACTGCCCTGGGCGCCCCCCTGACCAGCGGGGACCGTAGTGGTAGCAGTGTTGCCTGCACCATTATTCGTAGTACCAGGGTTAGGGCTACCCTGGGTATTACCTCCCTGGCCAGCTGGGGCCGCAGTGATGACAACCGGAATAACTTGGGTGCTACCCTGGGCATCAACTGTAGTCTTCATAGTAGTGAGTGTCACGGAGTTTGGCGAGTTGGTTGTAGGCTGGCTACCGCCGCCAGTCCCTCCACCAGAGGCATTGTCGTTGGAATGGCTTGATGTAGAGGAGCCACCGGAAGGTGCATTTGCAGTGCCGGTGTTGCCTGCACCACCCGCTTCGCCAGtgccagctccagctacGTTGGTAGTTGTGGTGCCTGTAGTGCCTTGGGGCTGCGCGGTGATAGTAgttgcggtggtggtgccggCATCACTCTTAGTACGAAGGATGGTGTGGGTGATCACGGAGGTATAAGTGATACAAGTCTCGGTAGAAGTCCTATCACCAGGAGGAAGTGTACTAGTGGAGAGGCTAGTAGAAACAACCCTGACGATGTCGACGTTTTGGACATGGTCATGGATAGTGGTGGTGCTTGATTTATCAGTGTCatgggtggtgatggctgcGGCTCCTGCATATTGAGCAACGCTGGAGAGAACCCAACTCCACAACACAGGTGAGAGCTTCATACCGTCTGCATTGAATAGATTGAGTATGAGATTGAAGTGGGTCAAGTGGATCAATGGAGGGAATAATTTAGCCTTCTTATAACAGCTTAATCGGGGACTGGGATATGGTGAATTTACAACTACATCAGGTATTCGTAACTATTATTCGTGCTCTACAAATAAACAGGCCGCAACTTTCGGGGTTTCTGGGCCAGAACACCTTGGTAATATCTATATTCACTGCGATTCCATGTAATGAGCCGGACAGGGGCAACATTTAGGGCTTCAGCTCTTCACTGTCGGCCTCACATGTGAGCCCCGGCGGGATATAACCAGGTCGGCAGTATATGAGGTCATAATAGTTGCTCTATTAACTGCCAAGGACGAAGCATGAAGAAATCCTGTGACAAAGGGCTATCTCAGGTAACGTTGAATTAACTGGAGGCAGTTGGTTCACGTCCACCCACACACAAACCGGAGACGACTTACCATCTGTAAGGTCTTCTACTATTATAGAGAACGACTTCTACCATACATAAAACAGTACTTCAAATCCAGTTATAAGTCTTTCATGCCTAGTTCAACTAGGATGGTTTTACTTGAAAACAATAGCATCGATTGGTTGTTTTTCGGGACCAGGGCTGTACACAACTGGATTGATATTCCCGAGTTTATCAAGTGTTAGATTTAAAcaaataatttaatagagAACCGGCTTCTTTGATCCGAACTCAATGGACGCATTGTCTGAGTCCATGGATCCGCATTCACAGTTTCAAAGATGAATCCTCGAGTACATGGAAAGACGTACAAAGCATGTGTAGTATAAAAGAAGCACAATTCCCATTAATACATCGGTCAAGTACCTACCGTTGACCGGTTCCCATACAACATTAATCTATTATTCGCACACTAAATATCAACATGCACCCAGCCAGCCTACTCGATATCCCCGCAGAACTTCGCATATACATCGCAGAATGTCTCGCCGGAAAGTCCCTCAAGGCCTTCGCGGCCACCTGCAAAGACCTTCGAAACATTGCAGACATGGCATCAAAGGAGAAAGCCAGAGTGGCGACGGACTCTGTGCTCCTATGGTTTAGGAACGAACAGTCACGGCCGCGCCATTTCACGCAGCGCGAATGGCTCGACGAGTTGAAAACAACGGTTGACTCGGCTGCCCTGAAAGAATATAATGCGCTTTTATCTGCGTGTCGGGCTGGAGATTTGGACACCCTGCGTGACCTGCTCAAAACCGTCTCTCTCATTCCGCCAGACCTCATCTGGCCCAAGGGAAGGTGTCCCGCAGTCTCTTGGTATACTCCAGTGGATCAGGCAGTGTATTCAGACTCGATGGAGACTTTGGATCTGCTTCTAGCCGCTGGGCCCGATTTCACAAGTATCAGCCTCCACGATATGTCTCGTCTGCTATTCGGCCGCAGGTCATGGAATCGGGCTATGACTGATAGATTGATCGATAACGGCTTAGACATACATCTAGCAGATGCGCTCGGCGATACCTTACTCAATGTTCTATGTCGAGGATGCTGCCACCTACCAAAGCCATGCATTCGGTCCCCACTGCCTGCGGTTAAGTACCTAGTTGACAAGGGGGTGGACGTCCAGCAGCGCAATTTTTGGGGATCTAGTCCACTATCAAATGCCATTGAGAGATCGGAACACGGTACAGGTGCCTGTCCCGAGTTGTTCGACCTGATCCGGTTCTTGCTTGAGTCGGGCTCTGGGGTGAATGCACCATGTACAGACCAGGACAACACGGCTTTACATGTGGCGTGCGAGATCAAAAGCCGGGATATCGTGAATTTGCTACTGGACGAGTTTAATGCAGATGTTGAGGCTAGGAATTTCACTGGTGAGACTCCGCTACACATtgcgttggagaagaatTCGGGCGATATTTGCGAGATCCTCCTGCAGAAGGACGCGTCCTTGACGACAACCATTTACAGGCACGGGGGGAAGATGAATTATCTCGAGTACGCATTGGATATGGGTCCCGTGCTGCGCACTTTCTACGACGCTTGGATTAAATTTTTCGGATACGGCAGGCCTGATCTACTGCTGGCTGCCGCAGCGGCGATTGGAGATGTGTCTGAGTTGGAAAGACTGCTGCCCTTGTATGAGGCTGGTCGAGACAACGCCAAATACAACGTCAATGTGGCATTCTCACAGGCAGTTCGGTACCAACGAGAGGGGGCCATTGAGTTCCTGCTTCCCCATGTTTCCAGTATCATCGCTGTTAACAGGAAGATAGCAAGAACACCGGCCTTGCAATTCGCTGACAGACTGTCAGATCGGACGCTCCTCAAGATCATGGCCCGAGCACCTTCATCGGAGATTGACGCCTACGTGGACAATGTACGAGATGGACACTTCAGGGCCAATATCCTCATAGCTATGCTTCTCTCTGGGCGCGCTCCAACATCGATCATTATGCCTAACTGCCAGGCTCTGCTAGAAGAGGCTGTAACGAGCCACAACATGGAGGCGTTTAGATTCCTCCTTCAGCATGTCCAGCTATCGGACTTTGACCCAAGATCTATTGTCCAAAGCGCCCTGCATTACGAATTTCTCGAAGCTGTGGAACTTCTTCAGGATAGCGGTATGGGCCCAGTCATCACTTCCAGGGAGTCCAACAGCCTCATACTTTCCGATGCCGTTAGGTGCAGTAAAGCGAAGGCGTTAAAGTTCCTGATCAAGGCCGGCGCCGATATTACTGCAAATGTTATCTGCAGTCATGCAAGTCAATTTGACCAGGCCCCCGAAATGCAGCCCTTTGCAGTGGCTGTTGCGATAGGAAGGCTGCCCGAGATAATGCAGATGCTCCTAGCAGCCAAGGTCGACCCCAACACCAAAGACACACAATATCAGCTATCCCTTCTCTCTTGGGCTTCGTTCTATGACGATCCACACACTGTACGCAGCTTGATCTCCCACGGAGCAGATGTAAACAGCGTCGATATATTCGGCCGGACCGCGTTGTTCTACGCCGCCACATGTGGCAGTCCGGCCATTATCCGCATGCTTCTCGAGGCTGGCGCCCAGCCTGACGTGACTGACATCAACCAGATGACGCCGTTGACTTTTGCCGCAGGGGCTCAGACGGATAGACCTTCTCAGCCCGAACATGAAGTGCGCGATCCAATCCGTAGTTTGTGTGTACGACACTCCTCGCGGGTGTATCCCGCTTACATGGAATCAGCACAGCTGCTACTTGATGCTGGGGCCAATGCACGCCACAGAGATGGTTCAGGGCGCTCGCCGCTTTCTCATGCAGCACAAATGGGCTCGTCGGGACTTGTCCAGAGGTTCATTGACCTCGGGGTGGACGTCGATGCGGTTGACGACCAGGGCCACACAGCGCTGTCTTGGGCGTGCATGTTTGGCCAAGACACGGCCAGGGCCCTGGTGGCAGCTGGATGCGATGTTTCCAGGGCAGATTACTCTGGAACGACGCCTTTGCAGTACGCTGATTATGATAAGGTCGATGGCAGCGATGCCGTGGTGAAATGTCTTTATTCGGGTAATGGTAGATAGTTGTCTAGACATCTTGACTTACTGCTTCTATTGCTGGAATATTCATGTACTATTTCTAAATGATATACCatagttaactatatatatctttccaTATGTATTGTTGTATTGAATACACCAGCGGAGTACTGCCCAGCCAATCATATGCACTGAATCAGtttccccagcagcagcgccaAGACCCCGATCTGGACGGTAaacaattcaattcaatttTATTCATTCAGTTCCATCACGATGCGGTCATTCAATAATCATCAATAACCATCCTGATTCTGTTGTGATCTGCTGCAGTTACTTGTCGAGACCAAGGAACCGTCATTGACCGACCACGGATCCCGGGGccataaatatatatataaaaacaaTCAGCACCCCTTCCCTTATTCACTCCAATACTAACCATTCATTTAGGTATGCGAATCCGCCGATTCTCCCCGGtgccatcaccatcaccaccaccaccgacatTCCTAGCACTCCTTTTTCTCACATTCCTCACAACCGTCCTCTGCTCCCCGCATTCCAGCTCAACCACATCGCTCAGTCGGACACAAAATGCCCCGCGCGCATCCAAGCCGttc
This is a stretch of genomic DNA from Aspergillus puulaauensis MK2 DNA, chromosome 8, nearly complete sequence. It encodes these proteins:
- a CDS encoding uncharacterized protein (COG:M;~EggNog:ENOG410PK0T;~InterPro:IPR002110,IPR036770,IPR001810,IPR036047, IPR020683;~PFAM:PF12796,PF00646,PF00023,PF13637,PF13606;~go_function: GO:0005515 - protein binding [Evidence IEA]), coding for MARNIMDLPTEMILSVFKHLSLPSRAAFARVSKRANRLVTEELYKLDDKNTVPKKAGAAAGSALMSELQYALSKTDNEDGEQLMLRILKGSLKAIKRSPERQAAALIHCCTFGFERSLRILLDAGIPPDPSHDLVRQYSMVPLFAAIENGHINIIRRMIKAGASLRRYDFDCTAEIIRLAPKAIVREIMQGLNLEILSEKQDNLLHRACTDSEWTREDVKVLLDHGISPYHVNSARQTPVAYCFFEATKSSREEAEILDLLLKHDNRITNSPCDEDYHPLHIACEEGTKEMVQLLLSRGANPNYQNPVNGQSALHALSQRKEQTPVILAALVNAGLSLDTDAYSFRVFMLKALEQSWTRYLEFIHQNCLDHLKRMDCYDLLFKGAVVAGDIDTMQTMISSDVVDINSNAYEATALMAACTAGREQVVEFLLNEGGFSNVNYKNPQKLTAIHAAIKRGSSAEGIIRLLLPSTDFDNTPETKSNSTPLTDAAVALTGEVFSLLVQKYIQSRPSKKEFTRALTEAFVDAMSADNQGTAEAIIHYIKDMQLAVEDDHAFLFAAIDDGCEEIAHLLIDNDLTLDTPFGTHTPLMCAIDHGYSDIALRLIERGVDLHAKSLDGETALIRACADDDPDTGNADVVRELIHRQVNLNATDIVGEAAIDYAVLSCNASAVYQLLEARANVTSKLLRTAAKGTEKGILKALLRVGPKRNINAYGPSKWNTPLCCAASSGSDKMVRTLIENGAAVNQRNKAHQTPLSVAAIQGELLVVEALLEAGAIVDAADSQGETPLSWAVQNGHADVAWLLIRHGANTGMHRANERTLLHVAAERQDASMVSALMYGGCSPFVTDGQGRTPLQLAENDAVLAALYSSHPAVYAR
- a CDS encoding uncharacterized protein (COG:S;~EggNog:ENOG410Q0UB;~SECRETED:SignalP(1-21)), translated to MKLSPVLWSWVLSSVAQYAGAAAITTHDTDKSSTTTIHDHVQNVDIVRVVSTSLSTSTLPPGDRTSTETCITYTSVITHTILRTKSDAGTTTATTITAQPQGTTGTTTTNVAGAGTGEAGGAGNTGTANAPSGGSSTSSHSNDNASGGGTGGGSQPTTNSPNSVTLTTMKTTVDAQGSTQVIPVVITAAPAGQGGNTQGSPNPGTTNNGAGNTATTTVPAGQGGAQGSHNPDTAADEAGKTTIAGAAPVDIVTTSTDKQGNVIPITFPAGSVPTTTDAQGNVIPDLAAVQTLTTTTDNQGHVIGAIPGGGIANPAPGTTQGNQGTLPEGINPGPTTTRPPLPEGLDPSVTAISFTLSSLSSEFRDLIPEFSSWEIDPEPTRETRIIEGLQKIEDDIEDFAKRVGKKISPKCADKRKRGLFDGLFDLAANLAADVAGNALDALIDALSCISDNVRKLGGNVTKRKFKLVKNIISSLMNSDNPKNPENPKNPKDPKDPKDPKDPKDPKDPKDPKDPKDPKNPEDPKDPKDPKDPKDPKDPKDPKDPKNPEDPKNNPTNNQESTKTTTSSSSCTPDQTAHHVTIRCEPTSSVVGKSTVTTTTCSPSTTITTTGCTVTDTTTTVTETATPSAIICERGSCPGDVAGVKGLWGCTSVVIVSRKGFYLSHMYEGPVFIERDEQTKKVVLSPEAFFERWTINALMNGDSESQQLDPIKNLIGTGANPGPLHYTLSPEIFIMSPYARGTSGSLRYTKRIDWLADQLHSHLYPAPQADSYGQEPVLVGYEVTAMEVAANPSSPPGKIIAEASLLNHWVQEGDKMVASGRWRMWVGGKETGNLEFLVRDSATGGTNARVKRLDGGGKALVCPTPTVTTSKTSTSKSTSTTSKSSTTSSRTTLTTTTKTSSKSTSTTTKTSSTSASTKTKDKDTPTNDPSLIKASGCRDDHIYRPKVTADPEFAKKVAKMCSSEVPAGATNADGDYSSAYSWYVGKDDEGYSYIADIWWDPPKQCGMTQNLLKPMEDWDCERIMRENFNRACKKGLQADEIGKGRGGFIKIGCVYYQSYLSKRTGVFRPSWPDDNMSSDVWGIFSTS
- a CDS encoding uncharacterized protein (COG:M;~EggNog:ENOG410PKKZ;~InterPro:IPR002110,IPR036770,IPR020683;~PFAM:PF13857,PF12796,PF00023,PF13637,PF13606;~go_function: GO:0005515 - protein binding [Evidence IEA]); its protein translation is MHPASLLDIPAELRIYIAECLAGKSLKAFAATCKDLRNIADMASKEKARVATDSVLLWFRNEQSRPRHFTQREWLDELKTTVDSAALKEYNALLSACRAGDLDTLRDLLKTVSLIPPDLIWPKGRCPAVSWYTPVDQAVYSDSMETLDLLLAAGPDFTSISLHDMSRLLFGRRSWNRAMTDRLIDNGLDIHLADALGDTLLNVLCRGCCHLPKPCIRSPLPAVKYLVDKGVDVQQRNFWGSSPLSNAIERSEHGTGACPELFDLIRFLLESGSGVNAPCTDQDNTALHVACEIKSRDIVNLLLDEFNADVEARNFTGETPLHIALEKNSGDICEILLQKDASLTTTIYRHGGKMNYLEYALDMGPVLRTFYDAWIKFFGYGRPDLLLAAAAAIGDVSELERLLPLYEAGRDNAKYNVNVAFSQAVRYQREGAIEFLLPHVSSIIAVNRKIARTPALQFADRLSDRTLLKIMARAPSSEIDAYVDNVRDGHFRANILIAMLLSGRAPTSIIMPNCQALLEEAVTSHNMEAFRFLLQHVQLSDFDPRSIVQSALHYEFLEAVELLQDSGMGPVITSRESNSLILSDAVRCSKAKALKFLIKAGADITANVICSHASQFDQAPEMQPFAVAVAIGRLPEIMQMLLAAKVDPNTKDTQYQLSLLSWASFYDDPHTVRSLISHGADVNSVDIFGRTALFYAATCGSPAIIRMLLEAGAQPDVTDINQMTPLTFAAGAQTDRPSQPEHEVRDPIRSLCVRHSSRVYPAYMESAQLLLDAGANARHRDGSGRSPLSHAAQMGSSGLVQRFIDLGVDVDAVDDQGHTALSWACMFGQDTARALVAAGCDVSRADYSGTTPLQYADYDKVDGSDAVVKCLYSGNGR